A genomic stretch from Shewanella sediminis HAW-EB3 includes:
- a CDS encoding SDR family NAD(P)-dependent oxidoreductase: MKFTQTGVALIIGGTSGMGFETAKQLIEAGIEVVIVGNNTVKLDRALTELNSLNKSANVGQDKASGIQADLSQASHLRRITDFVELPTTNIGYLVNAAGYFNPKPFVEHSESDYEIYMGLNKATFIISQAVAKNMIKNGGGNIVNIGSMWAKQAIKATPSSAYSMAKAGLHALTQHMAMELADFNIRVNAVSPAVVKTPIYNTFIDPLQMDEALAGFNSFHPIGRIGKPTDIANSISFLLSGDSDWVTGAIWDIDGGVMAGRN, encoded by the coding sequence AGCAGCTCATCGAGGCAGGTATTGAAGTTGTCATCGTTGGCAATAATACTGTGAAACTCGATAGGGCACTGACTGAGCTCAACAGCTTAAACAAGAGCGCCAATGTCGGCCAAGATAAAGCATCTGGTATTCAGGCCGACCTGTCCCAAGCAAGCCATCTACGGCGCATCACAGACTTTGTGGAACTACCGACAACAAACATAGGCTACCTGGTCAATGCCGCCGGGTATTTCAACCCAAAACCTTTCGTTGAGCATAGTGAAAGTGATTATGAAATCTATATGGGCCTGAACAAGGCGACCTTTATTATCTCTCAAGCGGTGGCTAAAAATATGATAAAAAATGGCGGTGGCAACATAGTGAATATCGGCTCTATGTGGGCCAAGCAGGCGATAAAAGCCACCCCATCTTCCGCATACTCGATGGCCAAAGCCGGGTTGCATGCATTAACCCAACATATGGCAATGGAGCTGGCTGACTTTAATATCCGGGTAAACGCCGTCTCTCCAGCCGTGGTTAAGACGCCGATTTACAATACCTTTATCGATCCGTTACAGATGGATGAAGCCCTGGCAGGCTTTAATAGTTTCCACCCTATTGGCCGAATTGGGAAGCCGACAGACATTGCCAACAGCATAAGTTTTCTGCTTTCCGGTGACAGTGACTGGGTTACTGGGGCAATATGGGATATCGATGGTGGCGTGATGGCTGGCCGCAATTAA